The genomic region CGGCTTGTGGGGGGCGACCTGCTTGGCATCGGCGATGAATCCGATCGCCTTGTCGGCCAGGTCCTCGGTCAGGTGGTAGCCCTGCTCGGGGGTCTTAGGCGGCTCGACCTGGTGGTTGTCGGCGACCAGGTCCGGATACCACTGGCTGGTGTCGCCACCGAGGAAGCCGTAGAAGCGGTCAAAGCCGCGCCCCAGCGGCCAGCGGTCGTACGGGCCGGCGGCTGACTCGAACTCCGAGGGCATCAGGTGCCACTTGCCGATCATGTAGGTGTTGTAGCCATGCTGGGACAGCATCTCGGACAAGAACCCGTTCTCAAACGGGATGCTGCCGTTGTAGCCGGGATAGCCAGTGGCGAGCTCGTTGATCGCCGCGGTCGCGTTGGCGTGGTGGTTGCGCCCGGTGATGATGCACGACCGCGAGGGTGAGCACAGCGCCGTGGTGTGCATGTTGGTGTACAGCAGCCCACCGGCAGCCAGCGCGTCAAGATTCGGTGTCGCGATCGGGCTGCCGTAGCAGCCCAGCTGCCCAAACCCGGTGTCATCCAACACGATAAACAGGACGTTGGGGGCATCAGCCACGGCCCGCACCGGCTGCGGCCACGCCGGGCTCGACTCGCTCGTCGTCCGCCCGATCACCCCCGGGAACGCCGCGCCCGGCTTGTACTCGTTCAACGCCATGCGACCCATCTCCCCTCGCCAAAGCCCCACGAGCCCAGATGAGCTCCCGACGCCACCAAACACTCCCGCCGCCGATCGAGCACTTCACCCCAACGGGGGTGAAATGCCAGCGCCTGGGCTCCGCACCTGCTTGAGTGCCTGCCCGGTGGGCCCGGTCCTCCCCGCCCCGGGCGGCCGGTCTCACCGGGCCAACTGCCACAGTCCGAGCCGACCATAGAGCCGAGCCAGGTGAGCCGCATCCCCCATAACAGGTGATTGCGCCATGCGCCAAGCATCGGACCACGACGTCCTAGAGGTCGCGCCCCGGGGCCGGTCAGCATCCGCGATGGCTGCTCCACAGCACCGGAGCGTGACCATGATGCTCGGCCTATCCCGTGACCTCAGTGTCCACCGTCCCCCCGGTCCAAGGGCGTGGCAGACCGCCCGACCGGGCAACAGGAAGGGGCGCACCATGACCGAGACCAGCGTCAGCTTCGCCGGTGACCTCACCGACGACCCCAGGTGCGGCACGCCGAGCGCGGCATCGCCCGGGCCATGTTTCGGGTGGTGTGCGGTCGGCGGGAGCCGGAGGCGTCGTTCTGATGCGGGACCTGGCCGACAGAGCGATCGCCTGACGACAAGGCGGCCGTACCCGGTTTGTTGACATCACCGCTGACTGGCCGTTTTGACCATAGAAACCCGATGGCATG from Actinomycetota bacterium harbors:
- a CDS encoding sulfatase-like hydrolase/transferase, which produces MALNEYKPGAAFPGVIGRTTSESSPAWPQPVRAVADAPNVLFIVLDDTGFGQLGCYGSPIATPNLDALAAGGLLYTNMHTTALCSPSRSCIITGRNHHANATAAINELATGYPGYNGSIPFENGFLSEMLSQHGYNTYMIGKWHLMPSEFESAAGPYDRWPLGRGFDRFYGFLGGDTSQWYPDLVADNHQVEPPKTPEQGYHLTEDLADKAIGFIADAKQVAPHKP